In Oryza sativa Japonica Group chromosome 11, ASM3414082v1, the following are encoded in one genomic region:
- the LOC4351178 gene encoding uncharacterized protein isoform X5 encodes MVDLAVRFSGQTLAGRPRSPPPTRRRLASPLLPGAASSSASPRRLHLLRRHCVVPVPGCLRLRLPLAQGAAVSASSTAVAVNVAEHRLRRPRSATVPPCRTKSRCICLFLPLALPPRPPRCAVAVAEQGLQGGRGESEENRFIRVLHKLYMLWHFSDDKSYNYSVLSFSPAGDVLCNLLFAVVLQRHCSHSAFESNMSNGLHKERKNTKS; translated from the exons ATGGTCGATCTGGCCGTCCGATTCTCCGGACAAACCCTAGCCGGCCGTCCTCGCTCCCCACCACCCACTCGACGCCGCCTTGCCTCACCACTGCTGCCGGGGGCCGCCTCGtcctccgcctctccccgccgcctccacctcctccgccgccactgtgtcgtccccgtccccggctgcctccgcctccgccttcccCTCGCGCAGGGTGCAgccgtctccgcctcctccaccgccgtcgccgtcaacgTCGCTGAGcaccgtctccgccgcccgcgttcCGCCACCGTCCCTCCGTGCCGTACTAAGAGTAGGTGTATATGCCTCTTCCTCCCCCTCGCGCTgccgcctcggcctccccgttgcgccgtcgctgtcgccgagCAGGGGCTTCAAGGCGGACGCGGAGAAAGCGAGGAG AATCGATTCATTCGAGTATTGCATAAGCTATATATGCTATGGCACTTCA GTGATGACAAAAGCTACAATTATTCAGTGTTGTCGTTCTCTCCTGCAGGTGACGTATTATGCAATTTACTGTTTGCTGTAGTTTTACAGCGCCACTGCTCACACTCTGCTTTTGAAAGCAATATGTCTAATGGATTACATAAGGAAAG GAAAAATACCAAGAG